The proteins below are encoded in one region of Akkermansiaceae bacterium:
- a CDS encoding MBL fold metallo-hydrolase produces MQFQSLLRRNEIGSNSYLVELGGERIILDSGMHPKEEGLDSLPAHHELQPNSIDSIFVTHSHLDHSGSLPVLMRDHPDAEVFMTPATAKLVDALLHNSVNVMESKRIELGITDYPFYGHRELDRYEKRWRTFGYERPFQIGEKVRATFHDAGHILGSAGVMLETMDQRVFYTGDVQFENQTLIPGANLPEDDIDVLIIETTRGASPRDAGYDRTEEENRFAESINQCLQGGGSVLIPVFAMGKTQEVMTMIHRFKGEGRIPDAPVYIGGLSTKMTLIFDDFADSTPRNQPGFRILEDMEVKTGGRRRKRVPITYQPGAIYALSSGMMTEKTVSNNFARGFINNPRNALLFVGYADPDSPAGHIRAGDLGDLIDLDSEQPPVQFNCPMHIFDFSGHATRDDLLAYILRVKPKKTLLVHGDIAATDWFAEQLKEKLPESEVIIPKPGMKYEL; encoded by the coding sequence ATGCAATTCCAATCACTACTCCGCCGCAACGAGATCGGCTCCAATTCCTATCTGGTCGAACTCGGCGGCGAGCGCATCATCCTCGATTCCGGTATGCACCCGAAAGAGGAGGGGCTCGATTCCCTTCCCGCCCACCACGAGCTCCAGCCTAACAGCATCGACTCCATTTTCGTCACCCACTCCCACCTCGACCACTCAGGCTCGCTCCCCGTGCTGATGCGCGACCACCCGGATGCCGAGGTTTTCATGACCCCGGCCACCGCCAAACTGGTCGATGCCCTGCTACACAACTCCGTCAATGTGATGGAGAGCAAACGCATCGAACTCGGCATCACCGATTACCCGTTTTACGGGCACCGCGAGCTGGACCGTTACGAAAAACGCTGGCGCACCTTCGGCTACGAGCGACCTTTCCAGATCGGCGAAAAAGTGCGTGCCACCTTCCACGACGCCGGCCACATCCTCGGCTCCGCAGGTGTTATGTTAGAAACCATGGACCAACGTGTTTTCTATACGGGGGATGTCCAGTTTGAAAACCAGACCTTGATCCCTGGTGCCAACCTCCCGGAGGATGACATCGATGTGCTGATCATCGAAACCACCCGCGGCGCTTCACCACGTGATGCAGGCTATGACCGCACGGAGGAAGAAAACCGCTTTGCCGAATCCATCAACCAATGCCTCCAAGGTGGCGGCTCTGTCCTGATCCCGGTTTTTGCCATGGGTAAAACCCAGGAGGTGATGACGATGATCCACCGCTTCAAAGGCGAGGGTCGCATTCCCGATGCCCCTGTTTACATCGGCGGTCTGAGTACCAAGATGACCCTCATCTTTGATGACTTTGCCGACTCCACACCGCGCAACCAGCCCGGCTTCCGTATTCTTGAGGATATGGAGGTCAAAACCGGAGGCCGCCGCCGCAAGCGTGTGCCCATCACCTATCAACCCGGCGCCATCTACGCGCTTTCCAGCGGCATGATGACGGAAAAAACCGTTTCTAACAATTTCGCCAGAGGGTTTATCAACAACCCGAGAAACGCGCTGCTCTTTGTCGGCTACGCCGACCCCGACTCCCCCGCCGGCCACATCCGTGCAGGTGACCTGGGCGACTTGATCGACCTCGATTCCGAACAGCCACCCGTGCAGTTCAACTGCCCGATGCATATTTTTGACTTCTCCGGCCACGCCACCCGTGATGACCTGCTGGCCTACATCCTGCGGGTGAAACCGAAGAAAACCCTGCTGGTCCACGGCGACATCGCCGCCACCGATTGGTTTGCCGAGCAACTCAAGGAGAAGCTCCCGGAGTCTGAAGTCATCATCCCGAAACCGGGGATGAAATATGAGTTATAG
- a CDS encoding O-acetylhomoserine aminocarboxypropyltransferase/cysteine synthase produces MPLVNVGDAKSLAIHPATTTHSQLTEEQQPGGGITPGLIRLSVRIENIEDIIAGLEQALACVS; encoded by the coding sequence ATGCCCCTGGTCAACGTCGGTGACGCCAAGAGTCTCGCGATTCATCCCGCCACAACCACCCACAGTCAGCTTACCGAAGAACAGCAGCCTGGCGGTGGTATCACGCCGGGCCTGATTCGACTCAGTGTGAGGATCGAGAACATCGAGGACATTATCGCCGGCCTCGAGCAGGCACTTGCGTGTGTTTCGTAA
- a CDS encoding pyruvate ferredoxin oxidoreductase: MSSPAPAEKLTKKQLKADKPTWCPGCGDFSVLASFFNIVQKLEIPHEKIVCVSGIGCSSRFPYFVNSHGIHFIHGRALPLATGISLSRPDLHVFVFGGDGDGYSIGGNHLTHAARKNVNLSYVVMDNQVYGLTKNQTSPTTPIGRKSKTDPRGAIDRPINPMAQLVASGATFIARTHTTQIKHMDEMFERAILHPGFAVVETLSECSMFYPGAFDAGNPRKGGRFELVDEQSRNMESTAEAMTLAEETETDFPGKFGVYLECKRPTKNDLERAWIDDERARVGDTSDRDLMRERFDAMR; encoded by the coding sequence ATGTCCTCTCCCGCACCCGCCGAAAAACTTACCAAGAAGCAGCTCAAGGCCGACAAGCCGACCTGGTGTCCAGGTTGTGGCGATTTCTCCGTGCTTGCCTCGTTTTTTAATATCGTTCAAAAGCTGGAAATCCCCCACGAGAAAATCGTTTGTGTTTCCGGTATCGGATGTTCGTCCCGCTTTCCATATTTCGTCAATTCGCACGGTATCCACTTTATCCATGGTCGCGCGCTTCCGCTGGCGACGGGTATTTCGCTATCCCGACCGGACCTGCATGTGTTTGTGTTTGGTGGCGATGGCGACGGCTACTCGATTGGCGGCAACCACCTGACGCACGCGGCGCGAAAAAATGTCAATCTATCGTATGTGGTGATGGATAACCAGGTGTATGGTTTGACGAAAAACCAGACCAGCCCGACGACTCCTATCGGTCGCAAATCGAAGACCGACCCACGTGGTGCGATCGACCGTCCAATCAATCCCATGGCTCAGCTCGTGGCCAGTGGTGCTACCTTTATTGCCCGCACCCATACCACCCAGATCAAGCACATGGACGAAATGTTCGAGCGTGCGATCCTGCACCCTGGTTTTGCTGTGGTAGAAACACTCTCTGAATGCTCCATGTTCTACCCCGGTGCTTTTGACGCCGGTAATCCGCGTAAGGGTGGCCGGTTTGAGCTGGTGGACGAGCAGTCCCGCAATATGGAATCGACGGCTGAGGCCATGACCCTGGCGGAAGAAACTGAGACGGATTTTCCCGGAAAATTTGGCGTCTATCTTGAGTGCAAGAGACCCACCAAAAACGACCTTGAACGTGCTTGGATCGACGATGAACGTGCCCGGGTGGGTGATACCTCGGACCGTGACCTGATGCGTGAGCGTTTTGACGCGATGCGTTAG
- a CDS encoding acetyl-CoA carboxylase carboxyltransferase subunit beta: MGIFNKPKLRGKVDKRDNMPDDLWTKCSDCDEMIHALDLKQNLNVCPKCDHHFLIGSRERIEMVADPGSFQEIDAGLFSKNPLGFDKYEDKVAMLREKTKLNDAVVTGSLTIEGKPAMIAVMDFRFFAGSMGSVVGEKITRAVEQATRERRGVIIVSASSGARMQEGMLSLMQMAKTCAALARHSEAGLPYISLMTHPTTGGVTASFATIGDINLAEPKCMIGFAGPRVVKETTHQDLPPGFQTAEFMVEHGLVDGIVPRRKLRAKLSQLLGYMLS, translated from the coding sequence ATGGGCATCTTCAATAAACCAAAACTCAGGGGCAAGGTCGATAAGCGCGATAACATGCCTGACGATCTCTGGACCAAGTGCAGCGATTGCGATGAAATGATTCACGCGCTCGACCTGAAGCAGAACCTCAATGTCTGCCCCAAGTGTGACCACCATTTTTTGATCGGCTCTCGTGAGCGGATCGAAATGGTCGCCGACCCAGGCAGCTTCCAGGAAATCGACGCCGGACTCTTTTCAAAGAATCCTCTCGGCTTTGACAAGTATGAAGACAAGGTCGCCATGCTCCGGGAAAAAACCAAACTCAACGATGCCGTGGTCACCGGCTCTCTAACAATCGAAGGAAAACCAGCCATGATCGCGGTCATGGACTTCAGGTTTTTTGCCGGCTCGATGGGTTCGGTTGTCGGTGAGAAAATCACCCGCGCCGTGGAGCAGGCCACCCGCGAACGGCGTGGTGTCATCATCGTGTCCGCCTCCTCCGGCGCCCGCATGCAGGAAGGAATGCTGTCACTCATGCAGATGGCCAAGACCTGTGCCGCGCTGGCACGCCACTCCGAAGCCGGGCTACCCTACATTTCCCTGATGACCCACCCGACCACGGGGGGGGTCACCGCTTCCTTTGCCACCATCGGCGATATCAACCTCGCCGAGCCCAAGTGTATGATCGGCTTCGCCGGCCCCCGCGTGGTCAAGGAAACCACCCACCAGGACCTTCCTCCTGGCTTCCAGACCGCTGAGTTCATGGTCGAACACGGACTGGTCGATGGCATCGTCCCTCGTCGCAAGTTGCGGGCCAAACTCTCCCAGCTGTTAGGATACATGCTTTCGTAG
- a CDS encoding aspartate kinase: MALIVQKYGGTSVGSLDRIRNVAARIKRVRDQGNQVVAVVSAMGGVTDKLIGMATELNANPPERELDVLLSSGEQQSIALLAIALHDMDVDAVSATGRQAGIRTVGSHTRGRIDAIDPTVVQGYLAEGKVVIVAGFQGITHDGLIHTLGRGGSDLSAIAVAASLKADVCQILTDVDGVYTCDPRIVANARKLPEISYDEMLEMASSGTKVMQSRSVEFAKKYGVVFEVCSSLNDNPGTLVTEEHPAMEAVVIRGVSIERSQARVTITDIPDTPGNSGKILGCLADAEINIDMIVSNIASDGMARHSFTMHTNDLGRAQAALKPVLGQLSENATIETEAALAKLSTVGIGMRSHSGVAAKMFQALGAAGINIGMISTSEIKISITVDETEIEDAARVVHEAFNLDKKPEA, encoded by the coding sequence ATGGCACTGATTGTTCAAAAATACGGAGGCACCTCCGTCGGCAGCCTCGACCGCATCCGCAACGTCGCGGCGCGCATCAAGCGTGTTCGCGATCAAGGCAACCAGGTTGTCGCGGTGGTATCCGCCATGGGCGGGGTCACCGACAAACTCATCGGCATGGCCACCGAGCTCAATGCCAACCCTCCCGAACGGGAACTCGATGTCCTCCTCTCCAGCGGTGAGCAGCAATCCATCGCCCTGCTCGCCATTGCCCTGCACGACATGGACGTCGACGCAGTCTCCGCCACTGGCCGCCAGGCCGGTATCCGCACCGTTGGCAGCCACACGCGGGGACGGATCGACGCCATCGACCCCACTGTCGTCCAAGGCTATCTTGCCGAGGGCAAAGTGGTCATCGTCGCAGGATTCCAAGGCATCACCCACGATGGCTTGATCCACACCCTGGGTCGTGGTGGCTCAGACCTCAGTGCCATCGCCGTGGCGGCCTCACTCAAAGCCGACGTCTGCCAGATCCTAACGGATGTCGATGGCGTCTACACCTGCGATCCGCGCATCGTCGCCAATGCCCGCAAACTCCCGGAAATCTCCTACGACGAAATGCTGGAAATGGCCTCATCAGGAACCAAGGTCATGCAATCACGCTCTGTCGAATTCGCCAAAAAATACGGTGTTGTTTTCGAGGTCTGTTCCAGCCTCAACGACAACCCAGGAACCCTAGTCACCGAAGAACATCCCGCCATGGAAGCAGTAGTCATCCGAGGAGTCTCCATCGAGCGCTCCCAAGCCCGCGTCACCATCACCGACATCCCGGATACCCCCGGCAACTCAGGAAAAATCCTCGGTTGCCTCGCCGATGCCGAGATTAACATTGATATGATCGTCTCCAACATCGCCAGCGATGGTATGGCACGTCACTCGTTCACCATGCACACCAACGACCTTGGTCGTGCCCAGGCCGCGCTTAAACCCGTCCTCGGCCAGCTGTCTGAGAATGCCACCATCGAAACCGAGGCCGCGCTCGCCAAACTGAGCACGGTAGGCATCGGTATGCGCTCGCACTCCGGGGTGGCCGCCAAGATGTTCCAGGCTCTCGGTGCGGCCGGTATCAACATCGGTATGATTTCCACCTCCGAGATCAAGATTTCCATCACCGTGGATGAAACTGAAATCGAGGATGCCGCCCGCGTAGTACACGAGGCATTCAATCTGGATAAAAAACCCGAGGCGTAG
- a CDS encoding LbtU family siderophore porin: MKQNTLIALAAVFSYTAVPISAQTVPTSEPWSDSIFPEDFFLDTNLEYSKHVLSLQRGVTDRAAYQLNAFANGELQTGKLYLSGHLSFSHYNERTDTAGKFPILGRFPDQHTTGKSADESIIDNINLSLTYAANDWVSIYLGGIYTELEFPHQDDKQLREASITIGNLKKTPFYLSVGRKTVNFGNMQAYNPTTHTVTNHYYRTDTDDLAAEFGYLTKDWHLTFTAIDGNRQLRVADSTSDGSFGNFALSAQRNFNVCDWDISVGAGYLNSTIYDSDAANHPGVSPDPLTMRDRNGAYDFWVEAKKDRWSFMAEYTQTERAWPATGRSVQALTLQAAYDTELWSKPTRFSVAYGRGQQGYEDDAFHELEQLAAGMELWVTPNFSISAEYVYNRAFVPLIMISRVSDPGVDTHTFIISGKVFF, encoded by the coding sequence ATGAAACAGAACACACTCATCGCGCTCGCAGCTGTTTTTTCCTATACGGCCGTCCCCATTTCAGCTCAAACCGTCCCCACCTCCGAACCATGGTCTGACTCCATTTTCCCGGAGGATTTCTTTCTCGACACCAATCTGGAATACTCCAAACACGTCCTGTCGCTGCAACGCGGGGTAACCGATCGTGCCGCCTATCAGCTGAATGCCTTTGCCAACGGGGAGTTGCAAACAGGCAAGCTCTACCTATCCGGCCATCTGTCGTTTTCGCACTACAACGAGCGCACGGACACGGCAGGCAAGTTTCCTATCTTAGGCCGCTTTCCCGATCAGCATACGACGGGAAAATCCGCCGATGAGAGTATTATCGACAACATCAACCTTTCACTCACCTACGCGGCTAACGACTGGGTCTCCATCTACCTCGGCGGCATCTATACCGAGTTGGAATTCCCCCATCAGGACGACAAACAACTCCGTGAAGCGTCGATCACCATCGGCAACCTGAAGAAGACCCCCTTCTATCTATCCGTCGGTCGCAAGACGGTCAATTTCGGTAACATGCAGGCGTATAACCCGACCACGCACACCGTCACCAACCACTACTATCGTACCGATACCGACGACCTGGCCGCTGAATTCGGCTATCTCACCAAGGACTGGCATCTGACCTTCACGGCGATCGACGGAAATCGCCAGCTACGCGTCGCCGATTCCACCAGCGACGGCTCCTTTGGGAACTTCGCCCTCAGCGCGCAGCGCAACTTCAATGTCTGCGACTGGGATATCTCCGTAGGCGCCGGTTACCTGAACAGCACCATCTATGACAGCGATGCCGCCAATCATCCCGGCGTCTCGCCTGACCCGCTCACCATGCGCGACCGCAACGGCGCCTACGATTTCTGGGTGGAAGCCAAGAAAGACCGCTGGTCGTTTATGGCCGAATACACCCAGACGGAGCGCGCCTGGCCCGCCACCGGCCGGTCCGTGCAGGCTCTTACGCTGCAAGCTGCCTATGACACCGAACTGTGGAGCAAGCCGACCCGTTTTTCCGTCGCCTACGGTCGTGGCCAACAAGGTTACGAAGATGATGCTTTCCACGAGCTCGAACAACTCGCCGCCGGTATGGAGCTGTGGGTCACACCGAACTTCTCCATCAGCGCCGAGTATGTCTACAACCGCGCCTTTGTACCACTGATCATGATCTCCCGGGTTTCCGACCCCGGCGTGGACACCCACACCTTCATCATCAGCGGCAAGGTGTTTTTCTAA
- a CDS encoding 2-oxoacid:acceptor oxidoreductase subunit alpha, with the protein MANSTASATPDTLKNAVIRLAGYSQDGIQSVGAFLAQLAGSTASEVMTYMTIPATISGGASIFQVHLGSGEVLHPGDQADMLVAFYQDSYDNHLDSLRTGGICIYDSDQVEKVLDERGITHIGVPFTSATIEALGGSAKNRGKNIFVLGMLCAIYELDREKMSAIIAKKFGGKSEGVLRNAMIAFDTGYAWPIQSIQHMPMAPGESKGKKRISADGNTMLALGLIAGGCRYGAAYPITPWTSIMELLRSEFPKYGGSFIQCEDELAAVCMAIGMSYAGHLAVTGSSGPGLALKSEALGYASMAEIPLVVVNVQRGGPSTGLPTSVEQSDLMQAIYGSHGDAPRVVLAPRSVKDCFYTAVRACQIAKEYSTPVIILSDQAIATRIEAFTEPDLDKWWVDYELDQSEKGPEFKPYPLEKMTRHSPPGSPSTEGKYPVVTGLEHDEWGHPSGNPKNHAAMTAKRREKLIKLSHSLPAPSFHGDYEGDLLFVGWGSTYGPVKEATQALRDKGYKIGCMHIHNLHPLRAGLGDIFGRYRHVLVPEMNDSGVYGYGQLATLLRAKLCDPRIQSFNKTEGLGFRVVELVDEAEKILAV; encoded by the coding sequence ATGGCTAATTCAACCGCTTCTGCTACGCCGGACACGCTTAAAAATGCTGTCATTCGTCTCGCTGGGTACTCTCAAGATGGTATCCAGTCCGTAGGTGCCTTCCTGGCCCAACTCGCTGGTTCGACCGCTAGTGAGGTCATGACATATATGACCATTCCGGCGACTATTTCAGGTGGGGCTTCCATTTTCCAAGTCCACCTTGGCTCCGGGGAAGTGCTTCATCCAGGCGACCAGGCGGATATGCTGGTTGCCTTCTATCAGGATTCCTATGACAACCATCTCGACTCGCTGAGAACCGGTGGAATCTGCATCTACGATAGCGACCAGGTGGAGAAAGTGCTGGATGAGCGTGGGATTACTCATATCGGTGTGCCATTCACCTCAGCGACGATTGAAGCGCTCGGTGGCTCGGCCAAAAACCGGGGGAAGAATATTTTTGTGTTAGGGATGCTTTGTGCCATTTACGAACTTGATCGTGAAAAGATGAGTGCCATCATCGCGAAGAAGTTTGGCGGAAAATCGGAGGGGGTGCTGCGCAATGCGATGATCGCCTTTGACACCGGTTACGCATGGCCGATCCAGAGCATCCAGCACATGCCGATGGCCCCCGGTGAAAGCAAGGGCAAGAAGCGTATTTCAGCGGATGGAAACACGATGCTCGCCTTGGGGCTGATTGCAGGAGGTTGCCGCTATGGTGCCGCCTATCCGATCACTCCTTGGACCAGTATCATGGAACTTCTCCGCTCCGAGTTTCCTAAGTATGGCGGCTCGTTTATCCAGTGTGAGGATGAGCTCGCCGCAGTGTGTATGGCGATCGGGATGTCCTATGCCGGTCATCTGGCAGTGACAGGATCATCCGGTCCGGGGCTGGCCCTTAAGTCCGAGGCCCTCGGCTATGCATCCATGGCTGAAATTCCCCTGGTGGTTGTCAACGTGCAGCGCGGCGGACCGTCAACCGGCCTGCCCACATCCGTCGAACAGTCCGACCTGATGCAGGCAATCTACGGCTCCCATGGTGATGCGCCACGTGTGGTGCTTGCGCCCAGGAGTGTGAAGGATTGTTTTTACACCGCGGTGCGGGCTTGCCAGATTGCCAAGGAGTATTCGACACCGGTCATCATCCTTTCGGACCAGGCGATAGCGACTCGTATCGAAGCATTTACCGAGCCTGATCTTGATAAATGGTGGGTGGATTACGAGCTGGACCAGTCAGAAAAAGGGCCTGAGTTCAAACCGTATCCCCTGGAAAAAATGACCCGTCACTCGCCTCCGGGATCTCCGTCTACCGAAGGTAAGTATCCGGTGGTGACCGGGCTTGAACACGACGAGTGGGGTCATCCATCTGGAAACCCCAAAAATCACGCCGCGATGACTGCGAAGCGCCGCGAGAAACTCATCAAGCTTTCGCATTCGCTGCCGGCCCCGTCTTTCCACGGCGACTACGAGGGTGACCTGCTCTTTGTCGGCTGGGGATCGACCTACGGTCCGGTCAAGGAGGCTACCCAGGCGCTTCGCGATAAAGGATACAAGATTGGCTGCATGCATATTCACAACCTCCATCCGCTCCGTGCCGGGCTCGGTGACATTTTTGGTCGTTACCGTCATGTGTTGGTGCCTGAGATGAATGACTCGGGGGTTTACGGATATGGTCAGTTGGCGACGCTGCTACGAGCGAAGTTGTGTGACCCACGTATCCAATCGTTCAACAAAACCGAGGGGCTCGGTTTCCGTGTCGTTGAGCTTGTTGATGAAGCTGAAAAAATCCTCGCCGTCTAA
- a CDS encoding bifunctional folylpolyglutamate synthase/dihydrofolate synthase has protein sequence MTYSEAIDWLYSTQQFGIKLGLVQPRRLLRETLSFPKPGTKVIHVAGTNGKGSTCAMIDALARASGTKCGLFTSPHLIDYRERVRVNGIEISEQTTARYLTELRQHVSGWEHHPTFFELTLAVGMRYFREQNCDLIVLETGMGGRLDATTAVPADLAVITPIAMDHSQWLGNTLAEVAGEKAGIIVAGKPVISSRQEAAAHRTIEQYANELISPIEFITNPLTGYGINLPGPHQRDNAALAVAAAHQIGLPLNSDIVRSALSKVSWPGRFEKLQIPSSKYQIILDAAHNPHAADALAATWKEQYPDQKATIIFGAVEGKNTDQTLAILAPIAGHIHLTPINSPRSLSIDELAAALPESTPHTLHRNLDSALSTIATSPTLICGSIFLIGQAKAILSNTATRSSSQ, from the coding sequence ATGACCTATTCTGAGGCGATCGATTGGCTCTACTCCACCCAGCAGTTCGGGATTAAACTGGGGCTGGTCCAGCCACGCCGGCTACTTCGTGAGACGCTCTCGTTTCCCAAGCCGGGAACAAAAGTGATCCACGTAGCCGGGACCAACGGCAAGGGCTCGACCTGCGCCATGATCGACGCCCTGGCCCGAGCCAGCGGCACGAAGTGCGGGTTATTCACCTCCCCCCACCTGATCGATTACCGCGAGCGTGTCCGTGTCAATGGCATCGAGATCAGTGAGCAAACGACGGCCCGCTACCTCACGGAACTCCGCCAACATGTCTCCGGTTGGGAGCACCACCCCACTTTTTTTGAACTCACCCTCGCCGTGGGCATGCGGTATTTCAGGGAGCAAAACTGTGACCTCATCGTGCTGGAAACGGGTATGGGCGGGCGGCTCGATGCCACCACCGCAGTGCCTGCCGACCTCGCTGTGATCACACCGATTGCGATGGATCACTCACAGTGGCTGGGAAACACACTGGCCGAAGTCGCCGGTGAAAAAGCGGGTATCATCGTGGCCGGCAAACCCGTGATCAGCAGTCGACAGGAAGCCGCGGCCCACCGCACAATCGAGCAATACGCCAACGAACTGATCTCCCCCATCGAGTTTATCACCAACCCTCTAACAGGATACGGCATCAACCTCCCTGGTCCGCATCAACGCGACAACGCAGCGCTGGCTGTCGCCGCCGCCCACCAGATCGGTCTGCCGCTGAACTCAGACATCGTCCGCAGCGCCCTGAGCAAGGTCAGCTGGCCGGGGCGGTTTGAAAAGCTCCAAATACCAAGCTCCAAATACCAAATCATTCTCGATGCTGCGCATAACCCGCACGCGGCTGATGCGCTGGCAGCTACTTGGAAAGAACAATACCCCGATCAAAAGGCCACGATCATTTTTGGTGCCGTGGAGGGTAAAAACACCGACCAGACTCTCGCCATCCTTGCCCCCATCGCCGGGCACATCCACCTTACCCCGATCAACTCACCCCGCTCCCTGAGCATCGACGAACTGGCGGCAGCCCTCCCTGAAAGCACGCCTCACACCCTGCACCGGAATTTGGATTCGGCCCTGTCAACCATCGCCACCTCCCCCACCCTCATCTGCGGCTCTATTTTTCTGATAGGACAGGCCAAGGCCATCCTTTCAAACACCGCCACCCGCTCCAGCAGCCAGTAA
- a CDS encoding DUF4328 domain-containing protein → METNPYKTPVAQLEPTLATGVSGTYGPFRDNGPLKSILLILLVLDSMFVLFTSGVLNYLDMEQYQSDEYWLTDEPSRLDAIIDMANSAHGILIIVTVVVFAMWINRSCKNAWLLDPPRMRITPGWSVGYYFIPILNLWKPYLAMKEIRSASYGRDHALRRTLPLWWTFWIISSMLGQIIFRMYLNSDSDESYLMACKLSFVSVPVDVILNYIAMILVTGITTAQKRRLAQWHA, encoded by the coding sequence ATGGAAACCAATCCATACAAAACACCCGTAGCCCAGCTTGAGCCGACACTGGCTACCGGGGTCTCCGGGACTTACGGTCCGTTCCGTGATAACGGGCCTCTGAAATCCATTCTCCTCATCCTGTTAGTGCTCGACAGCATGTTTGTCCTCTTCACTTCAGGTGTGCTCAACTATCTGGATATGGAGCAATACCAGAGTGACGAATACTGGCTCACCGATGAGCCCTCGCGCCTTGACGCCATCATCGACATGGCGAACAGCGCCCACGGCATTCTCATCATCGTCACCGTCGTCGTGTTTGCCATGTGGATCAACCGGTCCTGCAAAAATGCATGGCTCCTTGACCCTCCACGCATGAGAATCACCCCCGGCTGGTCGGTCGGATATTATTTCATCCCCATTCTCAATCTCTGGAAGCCCTACCTGGCCATGAAGGAGATTCGTAGCGCCAGTTACGGGCGTGACCATGCCCTACGCCGGACCCTGCCTCTCTGGTGGACTTTCTGGATCATTTCCAGCATGCTCGGCCAAATCATCTTCCGGATGTATCTCAACAGCGATTCCGACGAAAGTTACCTCATGGCCTGCAAGCTCTCATTTGTCTCTGTCCCGGTGGATGTGATCCTGAACTACATTGCCATGATCCTCGTCACCGGGATCACCACTGCCCAAAAACGCAGACTAGCCCAGTGGCATGCCTAA